Below is a genomic region from Alkalinema sp. FACHB-956.
CGCGCTACTAACACTTCTTCGTAGTAGGAACGGTTAAAAATCCCAATGCGGCCCCGCTCTGGCAAAGCCTTGAACGATCGCCACAGATAATCATGATCCAATTCTTCCGCCGAGGGAGCTTTAAAACTAAACACTTGGCAGCCTTGAGGATTGAGGCCAGACATGACATGCTTAATCGTGCCATCCTTACCCGCTGCATCCATGGCTTGAAAAATCACCAATAACGCATAGGTATTTTGCGCATAAAGGATGTCTTGATACTGAGCCAGTTGCTGAATGTCTTGCTCTAGCTTGCCAAACGCCTGACTTTTATCTAAATAATCTGATGTATAGGCCGGATCAAAGTCACGCTCCAGCTTAATTTTTGTGTCAGGAGACACCATGAACTGGCGAGTTGAAATTTTGAGCGCACTCATAGAATGAACAGCCTCCGCCGCCAACGTCATTAGGTTTTAGATGATTTTTTGCAGATGGATTCCCGCGTGCCTCCAGCTTAGTCGATGCAATTCCAGCCCCAGACCAAGAGTCAGACATTCTTAAGCTTTAGCGCACTTAAGCTTTAGCGCACTTAAGCTTTAGCGCACTTAAGCTTTGACCCACTGAAGCTTTGGCGTATCCATTCCTCAGCCGTCTCACCGGGCTTGATAGATTTATTGCCCATGGATTTCCCACCATCTCTCTTCACACTCTCTCTTGGGCTTTTTATCTCTTTAGATTTTTCCACTTCCTCCATTGAGTAGATTTACTAATCAGTAATATTTATTACGAAGACTGAGCACGAGTCAGAAGCTTGATTAAATTAGGGAGTATAGATTTTTCCCACCTAGACCTGCGGGAGGAGAAATGAGGCAATCGCTCATTCCACTCACCCTTCATTGCCCAATTGCGACTTCGATCCTGACACACCCGCCCCAGCAGCAGCCACGGCGAATTTTGGGTCAGCCTTCTCGGCTGATGGGTTGGTTGTTGGTTTCTATTGCCTGTCCTTTGATGATTGGGCAATCTCCAGCCCATGCCTCTGAAGTGTTACATGTCCAGTCTCCCACAGGGCAACATTGGCTGTGTCGTCCGATGAATCGCCAACTGCTTTGCGATCCTATTGCTCCCGCTGCTGTCTCCCAATCCCCTGCGCCATTTCTCCACATCTCCACGGTCCCCTCTCCCCCCAGCAGTCATTGGACTGATTTAATTCTCCGGGCGGTTTACATTGGCATCCCCAGTACTTTTGTGGGGTTCTTTTTACTCCAAGGACTCCAAGCCAGACTCCATAAAGCCAAAATGCAAGCCTTTGTCCAACGGTTAGAACGAATTTGGCAACAGAGTGCTCAACACTAGTGTTGAGCACTAACACAAATGCTAGGATCGCAGGTACCGATCGAGGAGCAGGAGATTCAGACGATGACCATTGCAACTCAGAAAATGACCCTAGCCGAGTTTCTGGCCTTTGATGATGGCACGGAGACTTGCTATGAGTTGGAGAATGGAGAATTAATCGCGATGCCTGCGGAAAGTGACCTAAACCAAAGAATTGCCTCTTTTCTATTTGCATTGTTCCTAGGATTGGGTATTCCCAGCTATCGGTTGCGCATCGGCTTGGAAATTGCTGTCAGTAGCGCGCGGGCATCTGTTCGACTACCTGACTTAACCGTGTTATCTGAAGAAGGCGCGATCGCGCTAGAGGGAGCCAGTCGTTCGATCGTGCTAATGGACATGCCGCCGCCCCTACTGTTGGTTGAAGTGGTTAGTGAAGGGCAGGAAAACCGGGATTATCGTTACAAGCGATCGGAGTATGGAGCGCGGGGCATTGCAGAATATTGGATTGTTGATCCCATTGCCCAGCGAGTCACCTTGTTGGAATGGGTTGAAGGATTGTACGAGGAACAGACTTATTATCCAGGCGAGACAATTCACTCCACCGTCTTGCAAGCCTTGGATCTAACCGTCGATCGTGTCTTAGCAGGCAAATAAATTCGCTAGCCGGTCAAATCCGTTAGCCACGATGCAATTTAAGGTGCAATTTAACTTGAACTTGCGTGAGATCCGGGCCAAGCATCCCACGCAAGCCTCACCTCAATTAAGCCCCCGATCGCTGCTCTCGCAATTTTGACAACTCAGCCCGAATCGCAGACAGTTGGGCCGTCAGTTCCTGGAGTTCAGCCTGTACATCGGGAGCAACAGGCACTGCGGTTGTAGTCACCGTCACCCCAGAGGCCGATGGATTTTGCCGCTGCTGCCAAAAGCGATCGACCACCTGACGGGCTTCTTGTTCGGTCACGGTTCCCTTTTCAATCCATTCCTGAGCCAGTTGCGTCGGGTTAGTGGTCAGTTTGTTGATGGTTTGATTGATTTTTTGGGGATCTTGAACCGCTTCAACGGCGGAGGTTGTCGCTCCCAGTGCAGCACGGAATCCCTGTTGGAAGAATTGCAACACAACGTCAGTATTCATTGGCTTCATTAAAGCTAACCCACCTATACAAGTTTTGAGGATGTGATCATTGATCGTGATTGATCTTAACTTTAAGCGTTAATGTGGATGGATCGCCACAAACACTTTGCAGACTGAGGCCCAGTTCAACCCGGCCCAGAGGCCAGAAGGCTTGCCAGATGGAACGATTCCTAATTTTTCGGGAAAGCCATCAGGAACCCATCCAGCCATCAGGAACCCATCTAGGATAACGAATGATGGCTCAACCCGGAGGCTACCCGATCGCCCTTCCCCCTACCCCTCCGCATCCAAGAACTGATTCAAATCTTCCAGGATCTGCATCAATTCCGCCTCAACACTCACTCGGATCCGATCGTCCCGTAATGTGATCAACACCTTCGCCGCAAAGGGCGTGGGGTAAATATTGGGATTACAGAATAGTTCTAAAAAGACATCCCCTGTGTAGCGGTATTCCATCGGCTTCTGGGGTGAAACTTTCCCGCCGGTCGTCGGTTTATTGGAAGTGACTTTCAAGCATTCCATTAACTGGTTAAGGGCTGCTTTCATTTCCCGCGCAGATTCCGGGGTAAAACTCAACCCAATCGAACCGATCGGTAAATTCAAAGTTAATTGCGCCATAGCTTGCCACCAGAAGATTTTTACAGTTTTCAACAGAATACAGATGATGGGCCATTGTGGGAATCAAGACTGCATCCAATTAACCCTACCCG
It encodes:
- a CDS encoding Uma2 family endonuclease; protein product: MTIATQKMTLAEFLAFDDGTETCYELENGELIAMPAESDLNQRIASFLFALFLGLGIPSYRLRIGLEIAVSSARASVRLPDLTVLSEEGAIALEGASRSIVLMDMPPPLLLVEVVSEGQENRDYRYKRSEYGARGIAEYWIVDPIAQRVTLLEWVEGLYEEQTYYPGETIHSTVLQALDLTVDRVLAGK